One Bufo gargarizans isolate SCDJY-AF-19 chromosome 3, ASM1485885v1, whole genome shotgun sequence DNA segment encodes these proteins:
- the LOC122932236 gene encoding olfactory receptor 52K2-like translates to MSQQNYTQLFPIQFFLLGIPGLEHLYLYLAVVFTVVYVTSVIGNFTLLFIIRIDRSLHEPMYFFLCMLSSIDLVLCNSTTPKMLGILWLNCHEIYSEACLAQMFFLHSFVIMESALLLAMAFDRYVAICNPLRYTVILTKWLIAHIGVLAFSRAVGLMLPLPFLIRRLPFCLTNVIHHSYCEHMAVVKLACADITFNNIYGIVVVFFIGGLDMTFIICSYVMILRAVFRLASTEARTKALGTCASHICAILSFCVPAILSSVVHRFGKNVPNHFHILLANVYMMLPPLINPIVYGVKTKQIRTRVLQ, encoded by the coding sequence ATGTCTCAGCAGAATTACACCCAATTATTTCCCATTCAGTTCTTTCTCCTGGGGATCCCTGGCCTTGAACATCTCTACCTCTACCTTGCCGTTGTCTTCACCGTGGTTTACGTCACATCTGTCATTGGAAACTTCACGCTGCTTTTCATCATCAGGATAGATCGAAGCCTCCATGAACCCATGTACTTCTTTCTCTGCATGTTGTCCTCCATTGATCTAGTCTTGTGCAATTCCACCACACCCAAGATGTTGGGGATCCTTTGGCTGAACTGTCATGAGATTTACTCTGAGGCGTGCCTCGCCCAGATGTTTTTCCTCCACTCCTTTGTTATTATGGAGTCAGCCTTACTCTTGGCCATGGCATTTGATAGATATGTCGCCATCTGTAACCCTCTTAGGTACACCGTAATACTAACAAAATGGCTGATAGCACATATTGGTGTGTTGGCGTTCAGTAGAGCGGTAGGACTGATGCTGCCATTACCTTTCCTTATAAGAAGACTGCCCTTCTGTTTGACCAATGTCATCCACCACTCCTACTGTGAGCACATGGCTGTGGTGAAACTGGCCTGTGCCGATATCACGTTCAACAACATCTATGGCATAGTGGTGGTATTTTTTATTGGAGGGTTGGATATGACCTTCATCATCTGCTCTTATGTCATGATTCTTAGAGCTGTGTTTCGACTGGCCTCCACAGAAGCCAGGACTAAGGCTCTTGGTACATGTGCCTCCCATATTTGTGCCATTCTTTCATTTTGTGTTCCTGCCATTTTGTCTTCTGTTGTCCACAGGTTTGGAAAAAATGTCCCAAACCATTTTCACATCCTACTGGCCAATGTgtacatgatgctgccacctctcaTTAACCCCATTGTGTATGGGGTAAAGACCAAGCAGATTAGGACCAGG